CCAGCAACTTACAACCGCGTAATTCTTCCGCAGAGTCGCAATTATCCACACCAGCTAACTTGAGGACATACAAATTTTTCCCATCAATATAACGTCCCCTGACTAATTCTATCGGTTGCGGTTCCGCTTCGCCAGGACGCAATAACCAGCGTTTTCCAGGAACCTCAAAACGTTCTGGAAAGTCCGACTGCGGATAAACCCGCACCTCCCCAGACAAACCTTGAGGTGCGACAATCTTACCAATTTCCAGCCATCCATCTGGGGTGGGAGTGTCCGAGTGGGGGAGGGGGGGAGTGGGGGAGGGGGAAGAATTTATCTGTTTCTTCCCCGACTTTTTCTTCGTGTCCTTTGCGTCTTTGCGGTTCATTTAAGCACTAACAGCTGCACGCTGATAAACTTGTTGCGTTACTTTTGCTAAACGCTGCATTCCCACAGCAATTTCTTCATCGCTACCGGTGAGACTAATTCGCAAACATTGGTGCTTGTGTAACCAATCTTCTCGCAAACCGGGGAAAAAGCTACTACCAGGAACAATAATTACACCCACTTGCTTGAGTTCCTGGTAAAATTCCCAATCAGTAATTGGTAACTCATCTAACCACAACCAAGCAAAAATTGCACCCTCACCGCGATGCAGGAACCAAGGTAAATCCTTGGGCATGGCGGCAAATAAAGTATCTTCTAAAACAGTGAATTTATTTTGATAAAATGAGCGAATTACTTGTTCAGAAATTTCTCCAAGTTTACCAGAATTGATGGCGCGAGCAGCGATCGCTTGTCCATACCGAGAAGGATGAATACACATATTTGTCTGGAAGCACTCCAGCACATGAATCCACTCTTCATCCCCAATTGCAATGCCAATGCGCTCTCCGGGTAATCCAACTTTCGATAAACTCATGCAGTGTAAGATATTTTCTCCAAACACTGGTGTCATTTCGGTAAAATTCAACGCCGGGTAAGGAGGTGCATAAGCTGAGTCAATCAATACTGGTGCATTAAAAGGTGCAGCCAAAGCAGCGATTTTTTTGACTTCATCATCGGTGAGAACATTACCGGTGGGGTTACAGGGACGAGAGAAGATGACGCAACCGGTGTTTTCTGTAATTTCCAGTTGGCTGAAATCAGGGCGATATTTGAATTTATGTGCCCCTGCATCGATATCTAAAGTTGGTTTGTAGGCGATTAAAGCTTCAGCACATAAAGTAACGCCACCATAACCTGTATAATCAGGGCTGAGGGGCAAGATGATTTTTTTTAAATCGCCACTGCTAGTGTAACCGCCGAAGACATTGGCAGCGTAGAAATAAAGACTTTGACTGCCGGGAGTTAAAAGAATATTGCGATCGCTTAAATTTAAACCATAGCGTTTGTTAAAGTCGTTGACGATCGCTTCTACTAACGGTGCATAACCCTGACTCGAACCGTAGCGACAAACTACTTCACCATATTCGGAACTAGCCAGCAATTCTTGTGTACAATCGCGCCACAGCTGTTCAACCTCTGGTAAAATCAAGGGGTTCCCAGCACTCAAATTAATAAATTGCTGCCCCGCACCGGCTCGTAACGTTTCGTTAATGTCCTTCATAATCGCTCTGACACCAGTCAGGTGGGACATTTGCTCGCCAATTTTACTAAGGGCAGGTTTCATAAGCAGTGCAACAGGATAAACTGAGGAATTGACAAATTATATAGCGGTTTTTGCTGGCGGGTCGATATTACCTGGAAGCTTTACCACCTGTAACCAATGTAGCAAAGTTGAATTACTATAAATTTATCTACCTTCATCGCAACTCGAATCAATAGCACATTTTAGCGGCGATCGCTCTTTAACATTTATTGTGCAATGCAAAGATACTTGCGCTGATGGATAGAAATAAGTTGACACTGAATTCTCGATCTACACTCAAATTAGCTGATTCATAAAATCTACACAGGAAGGCTGACGAGTGGAAGTTAAAGCAGCGATCGCTTACGGTGCAGGAAAGCCATTAACTATTGAAACAGTGCAACTTGAATCCCCACGGAGGGGAGAAGTTTTAATTCAAATTAAAGCTAGCGGGGTTTGTCATACCGATGCATACACCCTTTCGGGAAAAGACCCTGAAGGCTTATTTCCAGCGATTTTAGGACATGAAGGTGCTGGTGTTGTCGTGGAAGTTGGGGAAGGTGTCAACAGCTTAAAACCGGGCGATCATGTGATTCCTTTATACACTCCCGAATGCCGTCAATGTGAATATTGCCTAAGCTTAAAAACGAACCTTTGTCAAGCAATTCGCACTACTCAAGGACGCGGTGTGATGCCTGATGGTACTAGTCGCTTTTCTATCGACGGGCAGATGATTCATCATTATATGGGTACATCCACATTTGCAAATTATACAGTATTGCCGGAAATTGCTGTAGCGAAAATTCGTGAAGATGCGCCTTTTGATAAGGTTTGTTACATCGGCTGCGGCGTAACTACGGGTATCGGTGCAGTTATCAATACAGCGAAAGTTGAACCGGGTGCGAATGTCGTAGTTTTCGGGTTGGGTGGTATTGGTTTGAATGTCATCCAAGCAGCGCGGATGGTAGGAGCTAATATGATTGTTGGGGTGGATATTAATCCGAATAAACGCGCTCTAGCGGAAAAATTTGGGATGACGCATTTTGTTAATCCGAAGGAAGTTGAAGGAGATTTGGTGCCTTATTTGGTGGATTTAACTAAAGGTGGTGCTGATTATTCTTTTGAATGTATTGGTAATGTGAATATTATGCGGCAAGCTTTAGAATGCTGTCATAAAGGTTGGGGTGTGAGTGTGATTATTGGTGTTGCTGGTGCGGGTGAAGAAATTAAAACTCGTCCTTTTCAATTAGTAACTGGACGTGTTTGGAAAGGTTCAGCTTTTGGTGGTGCGAGGGGACGTACAGATGTGCCGAAAATTGTTGATTGGTATATGGATGGAAAGATTAATATTGATGATTTGATTACTCATATTATGCCGATTGAGAAGATTAATGATGCTTTTGATTTGATGCATAAGGGTGAGTCGATTCGGAGTGTGGTGACGTTTTAACGAACCGCGAAGACCCGAAGAACGCAGAGGAAAAATTTGACAGAGTTCCTCGTTCCCAGCTTATAGCTGGGAATACATACCATGAGACTCTCGAAATTTACGCTGATATATACCAAAAAATATTATATATTGGTATTATACAGGAGGAGATTGTATGCAAAAAAATACAAGTGTTACCTTGGGTGAGCATTTTGAAGCGTTTATCGCCAATCAGATTGAAAGCGGTCGTTTCAATAGTGCCAGTGAAGCGATTCGAGCGGGACTGCGCCTTTTAGAAGAGCGAGAAATAAAGCTTGCCGCTTTGCAACGGGCATTAACAGAAGGGGAGAACAGCGGATTTGCTGACTATTCTCTATCAGGACTGCTGGCAGAACTTGACCGTGAATAACCTTGGCTTTCGCCTTACTCAATTAGCCAAGCAGGACTTACTATCAATCGGTCGCTATACCCAAAAAACATGGGGCACTGAGCAGAGAAACCGTTATCTTGCTATGTTGGACGACTGCTTTCATCTCTTAGCACGAGAGCCAAACAGGGGACGGACTTGTGATGATATTCGCCCAGGATATCGGAAGTAGCACATCGGACGACATTTGATCTTTTATCAAGAAACCGATGAAAATATCGATATTATTCGTATTTTGCACGATCGCATGGATGTGGAGTCTCATTTCAACGAAGACTAACGCAAAGACAACCTATCCCTTAACATGAGGTGCAAATGCGAAAAAATAACAGTATCGATTTACAATAGACATCGACCGAATTTAAATATGCG
This Tolypothrix sp. NIES-4075 DNA region includes the following protein-coding sequences:
- the rimM gene encoding ribosome maturation factor RimM (Essential for efficient processing of 16S rRNA); the protein is MNRKDAKDTKKKSGKKQINSSPSPTPPLPHSDTPTPDGWLEIGKIVAPQGLSGEVRVYPQSDFPERFEVPGKRWLLRPGEAEPQPIELVRGRYIDGKNLYVLKLAGVDNCDSAEELRGCKLLVHQSDRPELGEDEYHVVDLIGLPVFMQESGELVGTVVDIIAAGNDLLDVELHQQEEGETRGQGETSIQNLKSKIQNPKSVLIPFVKAIAPVVDLENRRIEITPPPGLLEVND
- a CDS encoding type II toxin-antitoxin system ParD family antitoxin gives rise to the protein MQKNTSVTLGEHFEAFIANQIESGRFNSASEAIRAGLRLLEEREIKLAALQRALTEGENSGFADYSLSGLLAELDRE
- a CDS encoding valine--pyruvate transaminase; protein product: MKPALSKIGEQMSHLTGVRAIMKDINETLRAGAGQQFINLSAGNPLILPEVEQLWRDCTQELLASSEYGEVVCRYGSSQGYAPLVEAIVNDFNKRYGLNLSDRNILLTPGSQSLYFYAANVFGGYTSSGDLKKIILPLSPDYTGYGGVTLCAEALIAYKPTLDIDAGAHKFKYRPDFSQLEITENTGCVIFSRPCNPTGNVLTDDEVKKIAALAAPFNAPVLIDSAYAPPYPALNFTEMTPVFGENILHCMSLSKVGLPGERIGIAIGDEEWIHVLECFQTNMCIHPSRYGQAIAARAINSGKLGEISEQVIRSFYQNKFTVLEDTLFAAMPKDLPWFLHRGEGAIFAWLWLDELPITDWEFYQELKQVGVIIVPGSSFFPGLREDWLHKHQCLRISLTGSDEEIAVGMQRLAKVTQQVYQRAAVSA
- a CDS encoding S-(hydroxymethyl)glutathione dehydrogenase/class III alcohol dehydrogenase, with the translated sequence MEVKAAIAYGAGKPLTIETVQLESPRRGEVLIQIKASGVCHTDAYTLSGKDPEGLFPAILGHEGAGVVVEVGEGVNSLKPGDHVIPLYTPECRQCEYCLSLKTNLCQAIRTTQGRGVMPDGTSRFSIDGQMIHHYMGTSTFANYTVLPEIAVAKIREDAPFDKVCYIGCGVTTGIGAVINTAKVEPGANVVVFGLGGIGLNVIQAARMVGANMIVGVDINPNKRALAEKFGMTHFVNPKEVEGDLVPYLVDLTKGGADYSFECIGNVNIMRQALECCHKGWGVSVIIGVAGAGEEIKTRPFQLVTGRVWKGSAFGGARGRTDVPKIVDWYMDGKINIDDLITHIMPIEKINDAFDLMHKGESIRSVVTF